The sequence GGCAACTACAAGGTTTTCAAAACCGGAGCATTTGTTGTGTTTCTTGCATCAGTGCTactctgcatgtatgtactatTGACCAGCAATGGGCAGTTATCCAAGACACTGCGAATTATGCTGAGCTATTTGACGTTCATTACCCTAATCATTGGTGTTGTTACCTTTATAGTTACGGCTCTGCAGCTGGGACTGGATCAGATGCCGGATGCCTCAGCCGATAACATTGCCAGTTTTATTGTGTGGTTTGTTTTCTCAATATTTTTGGGGATGTGGATGACTGATACAGTATGGTGTATGGAGAGATTTTGCCTCAATGGAGGTTCTCGTGGAATTCAAGTTTTCAGCCTTTCTCCTGTAATATGCATGAGTTTGCTGTGTTCCACTATGTTTCTGCTTGGACCAAAATGGCTGACTATTGAACCTAAGTCACCTAAAGCACTCAAAACTATCGTTcaggttctcaagtttgcagccaagcataAGGCTCCCATCAATCGAAATGCTCTAACATATTGGGAAGAGAAAATTCCTTCTAGACTAGACCTAGGTAAGTCACGatacggtggaccattcactacagaacAAGTGGAAGATGTGAAGACATTCTTTAAAATAGTTATCGTTCACTTGCCATTTTTCATCATTTCAATATCATTTGGGCATACGTACTATAGATTAAGCGTTATGTCAACACAGCTACCAGGCTTCGATATATGCCCCTCAGCCCTAATATATGTTTTCACCTACCACCCTTCGCTGTGCTCACTGATTTTGATACTTGTTTCTGAGTTTGTGCTCTATCCACTAGTGAAAATCCAGCCTCCTAGTATACTACAACAAATCGGGATCTCGTATTTTGTGATGATGCTTGGAAGTGTGATAATTTTAGCAATTCAAGTTGTAGGCTTTGTCTACAACCTACACTTATACTACGGACTAGAGAGAGCGTGTTTGGGATGCATCGGCCTTACATTTTCGAGAACATTTCAGTTTGTCTGTGCTCAGTCCCCATACAACATGCGCGGACTACTAGCTGGCTACACAACTTTCATTCACACGCTGTCAATGATGGCTGGAATTTTCGTTTACCATGTTATCAGGCGTACATGTACGAAGGCATACAAGGACGTGGTTCATACTTCAGTAGCAGCTGCTTTGAGCTTAGTTGGATTTGTCCTTCACTGCCTCCTGGCACggtggtacaagaggagagttagagacgaggactataatgcacacagagtggtggaggagatCTATGATAGATACATATCTTACTACAACTAGTATAAACTGTTTGTGAACGTTGACAAATAATAGTGTTGCTAAATTTTGAGAATAGTATGTGTtaatgttatataattatagttagaacCAAGTATGCATGTAATTTTTTCCCCAGCTGTACTATAATTAAAACTTCAACAACAGAGTTACACAtggataattatgataattttcTTTTGGTCACCCATAGCTCGCAACCTACTAAATCTACCTTCACTGTACAGAAATCTACAGCTAAAACACGTAATAAATAATATATTTgttacaataaattatattgcTATGCGAGCGTAGCataatgctgactcagctggtTCCAACAATTCCATTTAAAGTGGATTCACGTGATCATTGATGAAGCTTGTTCAACCTCCTCTCTGCACAGCCCGGCTATTAATTATTAGCCTTGATCCCAAGCCCTTTGGAGaaaagagggcctggtatccaCTGTTGCGCATGGATGGATTCAATAGTAGTAAAACTCGTTGCAACAATTAACTTTTTTGTACAATGGTCCcacccacgtggttgattaTTAGTGGTAAAgaattgttgacaatgaatGAATTGTCAATCCCCACAATTCTGGATtgacgcatgcatgcatgcgcagacagtaTACCAGGCCGTTTTTCTCCTTTGATAGccgcctgggatcaaggcttaCCCGGCTATACACTATATGCACTGACTTATGTTGAAACTCTAGGTCCAGTGAATATAGGCAACTATACATCGCTCAGATATTTTCACAGTTTATATTATATTAAATAAACTGAAAACTTGTTTTTTTCTATTTGAAAATTCTTTCAAcatcagaaaaacataaaattaattattatgtcctAATATGcctgtacactagctatacTTCAAAGATGCATTATACTGTAGTAGTCCAGTTTGACTGATTGAATATTATAGCTGTTCTGTTTCAACACACTGTGGAAAAACTAAAGATGAGATACAAGCCAAGGTTTTTCTACTCTAAGGGAGCATTTCTTGTTCTGCTGTGGCTAGTTCTTCAGACTGCAGCCTGGTGGTCTTTTATTTGCTTGTATTACCCAATATTAAAATCGTTTGGAAACTATAACGCATTGGCCCTTTTTGGACTATTCCTTGTTGGTGCTCCACTGGCTGGCTGGTTAGCTGATGCTCGCTACAGCAACTACAAGGTTTTCAAAACCGGAGCATTTGTTGTGTTTCTTGCATCAGTGCTactctgcatgtatgtactatTGACCAGCAATGGGCAGTTATCCAAGACACTGCAAATCATGCTGAGCTATTTGACGTTCATTACCCTAATCATTGGTGTTGTTACCTTTATAGTTACGGCTCTGCAGCTGGGACTGGATCAGATGCCGGATGCCTCAGCCGATAACATTGCCAGTTTTATTGTGTGGTTTGTTTTCTCAATATTTTTGGGGATGTGGATGACTGATACAGTATGGTGTATGGAGAGATTTTGCCTCAATGGAGGTGCTCGTGGCATTCAAGTTTTTAGCCTTTCTCCTGTAATTTGCATGAGTTTGCTATGTTCCACTATGTTTCTGCTTGGACCAAAATGGCTGACTATCGAACCTAAGTCACCTAAAGCACTCACAACTATCTTTcaggttctcaagtttgcagccaagcacaaggctcccaTCAATCGAAGTGCTCTAACATATTGGGAGGAGAAAATTCCTTCTAGACTAGACCTGGGTAAGTCACGgtatggtggaccattcactacagaacAGGTAGAAGATGTGAAGACATTCTTCAAAATAGTTATCGTTCACTTGCCACTTTTCATTAGTTCAATATCTTTTTGGCATACTTACTTCAGATTAAACGACACGTCAATACAGCTACCAGGCTTCAATATATGCCCTTCAGCCCTAATATATGTTTTCACGTACCACCCCTCGCTGTGCTCACTGATTTTGATACTTGTTTCTGAGTTTGTGCTCTATCCACTAGTGAAAATCCAGCCTCCTAGTATACTACAACAAATCGGGATCTTGTATTTTGTGATGATGTTTGGAAGTGTGATAATTTTAGCAATTCAAGTTGTAGGCTTTGTCTATGACCTACACTTATACTATGGACTAGAGAGAGCGTGTTTGGGATGTATGGGCCTTAC comes from Halichondria panicea chromosome 3, odHalPani1.1, whole genome shotgun sequence and encodes:
- the LOC135333634 gene encoding solute carrier family 15 member 4-like — its product is MRYKPRFFYSKGAFLVLLWLVLQTAAWWSFICLYYPILKSFGNYNALALFGLFLVGAPLAGWLADARYSNYKVFKTGAFVVFLASVLLCMYVLLTSNGQLSKTLQIMLSYLTFITLIIGVVTFIVTALQLGLDQMPDASADNIASFIVWFVFSIFLGMWMTDTVWCMERFCLNGGARGIQVFSLSPVICMSLLCSTMFLLGPKWLTIEPKSPKALTTIFQVLKFAAKHKAPINRSALTYWEEKIPSRLDLGKSRYGGPFTTEQVEDVKTFFKIVIVHLPLFISSISFWHTYFRLNDTSIQLPGFNICPSALIYVFTYHPSLCSLILILVSEFVLYPLVKIQPPSILQQIGILYFVMMFGSVIILAIQVVGFVYDLHLYYGLERACLGCMGLTFSRTFQFVCAQSPYNMRGLLAGYTTFIHMLSIMAGVFVDQVIKLTCTEAYKDVVHTSVAAALSLVGFVLHCLLARWYKRRVRDEDYNAHRVVEEIYDRYISYYH